Proteins from one Dysgonomonas sp. HDW5A genomic window:
- a CDS encoding glycan-binding surface protein yields the protein MKTYIKNISLLAVMLTFIAGIFTACDNDDDNGATPIIRYVRTTSAAQSDSIITSAYLGNTIALIGDNFSNVREVWFNDQQARVNPVFVTNNAILVTIPNDIPTEVTNKIRLVTRTGIESLFDFAVDVPTPVLNSLKCEYVADGDIAVINGDFFLEPKVFFNGNMAAEIVNFTKTQIQVKVPNGSKAGPITVESIYGSTRSKFSFRDNNVQTPTTVIFVDFEETSWNTWGLSAFASQGGPTGKYMVLEGTTGAWAWPGNPLQFYFNNPIRKPIVSEGDIDNLALRFEANVHEWHDTPLLLWFSKNQDTHDVDGADPQAHWKPYLNSGVKSNFVTDGWITVTIPLTDFKYNKDESDDKRAISSLNELVDLHAMFFGAADGASNVKLWIDNMRIVKYK from the coding sequence ATGAAAACATATATAAAAAATATATCATTACTGGCTGTGATGCTTACTTTTATAGCAGGCATATTTACAGCTTGTGACAACGATGACGATAACGGCGCAACGCCCATAATCAGATATGTACGCACAACAAGTGCAGCTCAATCTGATTCGATTATTACAAGTGCTTATCTGGGCAATACAATAGCCTTGATAGGTGACAACTTTTCGAATGTAAGAGAAGTTTGGTTTAACGATCAACAGGCAAGAGTAAACCCTGTATTTGTAACGAACAATGCTATCTTGGTAACTATTCCGAATGATATTCCGACAGAAGTTACCAATAAGATACGACTCGTTACAAGAACCGGTATAGAATCGCTGTTCGATTTTGCGGTAGATGTTCCCACACCTGTACTCAATTCTCTTAAGTGCGAATATGTGGCTGATGGCGATATTGCGGTTATAAACGGAGACTTCTTTTTAGAGCCCAAAGTTTTTTTCAATGGAAACATGGCTGCCGAAATAGTTAACTTTACCAAAACCCAAATTCAGGTTAAAGTTCCCAATGGCTCTAAAGCGGGTCCCATAACCGTTGAATCCATCTACGGCTCTACACGATCCAAATTCAGTTTCCGCGATAATAATGTTCAAACGCCGACAACGGTAATCTTTGTTGATTTTGAAGAAACATCATGGAACACATGGGGATTAAGTGCTTTTGCCAGTCAAGGTGGCCCCACAGGAAAATATATGGTTCTGGAAGGAACAACCGGAGCGTGGGCTTGGCCTGGTAATCCTCTACAATTTTATTTTAACAACCCAATTCGTAAACCCATAGTTTCGGAAGGTGATATAGATAATCTCGCTCTTCGATTCGAGGCTAATGTACATGAATGGCATGATACACCTCTTCTATTGTGGTTCTCTAAAAATCAAGATACGCACGATGTTGACGGAGCTGATCCGCAAGCTCACTGGAAACCTTATCTGAATAGTGGCGTAAAATCAAATTTTGTAACTGATGGATGGATAACCGTAACTATTCCGTTAACCGATTTCAAGTATAACAAAGACGAATCGGATGATAAACGTGCCATTTCGAGCTTAAATGAACTAGTCGATTTACATGCTATGTTTTTCGGAGCTGCCGATGGAGCAAGCAATGTAAAGTTATGGATAGACAATATGCGAATAGTAAAATATAAATAA
- a CDS encoding glycan-binding surface protein, with product MKKNILIYCTFVLVLITMGYGFSACSKDDDGSSPYLEAFGPSPALRGGELRFLGKNLNKVTEVVLPDNISITEITRISNDEIKITVPQNAVTGFVVLKSSDGDITTKTKLTFSEPIVITKFHKTGTEDVTSVIAGDRITFTGDYMNLIREVVFTDNTVVSLNRTEDGKYGRDTLSVIVPLGAQSGKIALSNGAEMPILVYTDKDLTVAAAKVTSISPATVKAGKELTIKGDHLQLIEKVKFASNLEVAIPARENPYAEVTELKVTVPLDAQDGKVTLVSYSGLEVEAGTITMTLPTVSKLSPSPVKGGTTMTIQGTNLDLVTNITFPNVEDAVALKTKSETEITVDVPLAAADGNLIFHTASTKTVEKAYTTVKSAITGITPTNLTAGENITIKGTNLDLVRSVSFGGGASATVTPTSATSFTVAVPTTATSGTITLHLVNEATVASTISLNVTPSTNPVISSMPEKARPGEEITLKGTNLNTVESVYFGSTKVTSYITRSATSITLIVPEKVTMGAQTVKMVNYEGKEFKSATTINITGQEPIVDPSLVWADFEDVSWTWGLWGGVGQFLKENGNTYYKGTSTGALSGTWLWANNNLVLPACPNITDYVVKADMKITKDFVPGNYAIQMAINGVWGWCDSGFFPMASDGVTASTGGGWITVTWSFSTLGISTAPAGGKTDTGMYINSSSFDWSNVSLDNFRYQKK from the coding sequence ATGAAAAAGAATATATTAATATACTGCACATTTGTACTTGTGCTTATAACTATGGGTTACGGCTTTTCGGCTTGTAGCAAAGATGATGATGGCAGCTCGCCATACCTTGAAGCTTTTGGACCCAGCCCGGCTTTACGAGGTGGAGAACTTCGATTTCTGGGTAAAAACCTCAATAAGGTAACAGAAGTAGTACTTCCCGATAATATTTCGATTACCGAAATAACGAGAATTTCGAATGATGAAATTAAAATAACCGTTCCTCAGAATGCAGTTACAGGTTTTGTTGTACTAAAGTCTTCGGACGGAGATATTACCACTAAAACAAAACTTACTTTTAGTGAACCTATCGTTATCACTAAGTTTCATAAAACAGGAACCGAAGATGTAACATCGGTTATTGCCGGTGACAGAATTACATTTACGGGTGATTACATGAACCTCATCAGGGAAGTAGTATTTACCGACAACACCGTTGTTTCTCTGAACCGCACGGAAGACGGCAAATATGGACGCGATACGCTCAGTGTAATTGTTCCACTGGGAGCACAAAGCGGAAAAATAGCTCTTTCGAACGGAGCTGAAATGCCAATACTTGTCTACACGGATAAAGATCTTACTGTCGCCGCAGCTAAGGTAACTTCTATATCTCCTGCCACAGTTAAAGCCGGTAAGGAGCTTACAATCAAAGGAGACCACCTTCAGTTGATAGAGAAAGTTAAATTCGCAAGCAATCTCGAAGTTGCAATTCCTGCAAGAGAAAACCCATACGCAGAAGTGACCGAATTAAAAGTAACCGTTCCTCTGGATGCTCAGGATGGTAAAGTTACCCTTGTATCTTATTCGGGTTTAGAAGTAGAAGCGGGTACAATAACCATGACTCTGCCCACTGTTTCAAAACTATCTCCTTCTCCCGTTAAAGGAGGTACAACTATGACCATACAGGGTACTAATCTCGATTTAGTTACAAACATAACATTCCCGAATGTTGAAGATGCTGTTGCTCTTAAAACGAAAAGCGAGACAGAAATAACAGTCGATGTTCCTCTGGCAGCCGCTGATGGTAACTTAATCTTCCATACAGCATCGACCAAAACGGTAGAAAAGGCTTATACCACCGTGAAATCGGCAATTACAGGTATCACGCCTACAAATCTTACAGCAGGTGAGAATATTACCATAAAAGGTACTAACCTCGATTTGGTTCGCTCCGTATCATTTGGTGGAGGTGCTTCTGCAACTGTTACACCAACAAGTGCTACTTCGTTTACCGTAGCTGTACCCACTACTGCAACAAGCGGAACTATTACCCTTCATTTGGTAAATGAGGCAACCGTAGCATCGACCATATCATTGAATGTAACACCTTCGACCAATCCGGTTATTAGCTCTATGCCCGAAAAAGCCAGACCGGGCGAAGAAATTACTTTGAAAGGGACTAATCTTAATACAGTAGAGTCTGTTTACTTCGGCAGTACCAAAGTTACCTCCTATATTACACGCAGTGCAACTTCAATCACACTGATAGTACCCGAAAAAGTAACTATGGGTGCACAAACGGTTAAGATGGTAAATTATGAGGGTAAAGAGTTCAAATCCGCCACTACTATTAATATTACAGGGCAAGAACCCATTGTTGATCCATCATTGGTATGGGCCGATTTTGAAGATGTAAGCTGGACTTGGGGACTTTGGGGTGGTGTTGGACAATTTCTTAAAGAAAACGGAAACACATACTACAAAGGAACATCTACAGGGGCATTATCCGGCACTTGGTTATGGGCAAATAACAATCTTGTGCTCCCTGCCTGTCCCAATATTACAGACTATGTAGTAAAAGCAGATATGAAAATTACCAAAGACTTTGTACCCGGAAATTACGCAATACAAATGGCTATAAACGGAGTATGGGGGTGGTGTGATTCTGGTTTCTTCCCCATGGCTTCTGACGGCGTGACTGCTTCTACAGGCGGAGGATGGATTACCGTAACATGGTCGTTCTCCACTTTGGGCATCAGTACGGCTCCTGCCGGAGGTAAAACTGATACAGGTATGTATATCAATTCTTCGTCTTTCGATTGGTCAAACGTAAGCCTTGATAACTTCAGATATCAAAAGAAATAA